The proteins below come from a single Roseiflexus sp. RS-1 genomic window:
- a CDS encoding hybrid sensor histidine kinase/response regulator, translating to MAQQITSRPGLFIAGYTALALALGALVIALRGYDFLLFILIWPVILSAMLVPWRMYLILIGIGVTVTAITLPLVVPDLNRSATTAAAATTAAFLICESVYRVMRRQRAMARALQESEERFRCTFERAPAPMAITDVHGRLKWFNQRLCDVLGYERDALKGRMINDFAHPEDRHIRLHSALIAAIDGEASVEKRYVARDGREIPMQVKGTLIRDAAGEPHETLVIFFDLTAQREAEAQRLAVERAMQETQRLESMGTLAGGLAHDFNNLLSGILGNTNLALLNIPADAPARAYLEQVEIAAQRAAEITRQILAYTGRGQVAREVIDVRHLLNDLKTLLDTAAPATITINYQLEPGPLPVCFDRTQLRQVIVALIHNAVDAINDDVGQITVTIGERLFDADHLPRDTVGADLRAGRYAVIEVRDTGCGIDEDARDLLFVPFFTTKKERRGLGLAATLGIVRSHGGAIQVESAPGQGSVFRVFIPTAQEYPETKTAPAVTIVQSLDDQASPVQSASAGFAPAPPVDQRSAAHAMQDLVLIVDDEPTVRSVAARMVEHVGFTTLQASDGVAGVDLFRANADSIVCVLLDVSMPGIGGAQALQMMRAIRPDAPIVLMSGYAGEELAERFAQLRPDGFLYKPFDIAELKACLEGVIRKGVRVG from the coding sequence GTGGCACAGCAGATCACATCCCGTCCAGGACTCTTTATCGCCGGTTATACGGCGTTGGCACTGGCGCTCGGTGCGCTGGTCATTGCGCTGCGTGGGTACGATTTCCTGCTCTTCATTCTAATCTGGCCCGTTATTCTAAGCGCCATGCTTGTTCCCTGGCGCATGTACCTGATCCTTATCGGCATTGGTGTCACAGTGACGGCGATAACTCTGCCGCTGGTTGTTCCAGACCTCAACCGATCAGCGACAACAGCGGCAGCTGCCACGACGGCAGCATTCCTGATCTGTGAAAGCGTCTATCGTGTCATGCGCCGTCAGCGCGCAATGGCGCGCGCATTGCAGGAGAGCGAAGAGCGATTTCGCTGCACGTTCGAGCGCGCTCCTGCGCCGATGGCAATAACCGATGTTCACGGTCGTCTGAAGTGGTTCAATCAACGTCTCTGCGACGTGCTGGGGTATGAGCGCGATGCGCTCAAGGGACGGATGATCAATGATTTCGCCCACCCCGAAGATCGGCACATTCGCCTGCACAGTGCGCTGATCGCAGCCATCGATGGCGAAGCGTCGGTCGAAAAGCGCTACGTCGCCAGGGATGGTCGAGAGATCCCTATGCAGGTCAAAGGAACGCTGATACGCGACGCGGCTGGCGAACCGCATGAGACTCTGGTGATTTTTTTCGATCTGACTGCACAACGTGAAGCCGAGGCGCAACGCCTGGCGGTGGAACGCGCTATGCAGGAAACGCAGCGTCTTGAGAGCATGGGTACACTGGCAGGCGGGTTGGCGCACGATTTCAATAACCTGTTGTCCGGCATTTTGGGGAATACAAACCTGGCGCTGCTCAATATTCCGGCAGACGCGCCAGCGCGCGCGTATCTGGAGCAGGTTGAAATTGCCGCCCAGCGCGCAGCCGAGATAACGCGACAGATCCTGGCGTACACCGGGCGCGGTCAGGTAGCGCGCGAGGTGATCGATGTGCGTCATCTGCTCAACGATCTCAAGACACTGCTGGACACCGCTGCGCCTGCGACTATTACAATCAACTATCAGCTCGAACCAGGACCGCTCCCGGTCTGCTTCGACCGCACACAATTGCGACAGGTTATTGTCGCGCTGATCCACAATGCCGTCGATGCGATCAATGATGACGTGGGACAGATCACGGTGACGATAGGTGAGCGCCTGTTCGATGCAGACCATCTGCCGCGCGACACTGTCGGCGCCGATCTGCGCGCCGGGCGCTACGCAGTCATCGAGGTGCGCGATACCGGTTGCGGAATTGACGAGGATGCGCGGGACCTTCTGTTTGTTCCGTTCTTCACAACCAAAAAAGAGAGGCGTGGTCTGGGACTCGCGGCAACACTGGGGATCGTGCGCAGTCACGGTGGCGCTATTCAGGTGGAAAGCGCTCCTGGACAGGGCAGCGTCTTTCGCGTGTTCATTCCGACTGCACAGGAGTATCCTGAGACGAAGACCGCTCCTGCGGTTACGATTGTTCAGTCGCTCGACGATCAGGCATCTCCGGTCCAATCTGCGTCTGCGGGTTTCGCCCCTGCTCCCCCGGTCGATCAACGATCAGCCGCGCATGCAATGCAGGACCTTGTGCTGATCGTCGATGATGAACCGACGGTGCGTTCGGTGGCGGCGCGCATGGTCGAACATGTGGGTTTCACGACATTGCAGGCGTCTGATGGTGTTGCGGGTGTTGACCTGTTCCGCGCCAATGCCGACTCGATAGTCTGTGTCTTGCTCGATGTCTCCATGCCAGGCATAGGTGGAGCGCAGGCGCTTCAGATGATGCGCGCCATACGCCCTGATGCGCCGATTGTGTTGATGAGCGGGTACGCGGGTGAAGAACTGGCGGAACGTTTTGCGCAACTGCGACCAGATGGCTTTCTGTACAAGCCATTCGATATCGCAGAACTTAAGGCATGCCTGGAGGGAGTGATCCGGAAAGGAGTGCGCGTGGGATGA
- a CDS encoding DNA-processing protein DprA, with protein sequence MTGVELRPDTQAILLLCGTFGRHETGAAPLSPTEYHALALWLYAHQMRPGDLLLPDGASALRTSPDVPVNPERLTALLARGGALALSVEKWVNKGLWVMSRSDADYPQRLKTRLGRTAPPLLYGAGNRQLLGQGGLAILGSRNSAAHALAFTRRIAGMCARQGMPVLSGAARGVDSEAMQAALDARGVVIGVLADSLLKAAVGRNYRQAVRNGNLVLVSACDPEAGFTVGNAMGRNKYIYALSDYALVVSAALGEGGAWSGAVENLTKRWVPLFVWIDDESLPGNQRLRDMGALPFSENQCAGESVHDLFKRLADETTPQHVLSGNGMVASSNARASDGGHAEEQTASAGDQTKTNLSSEQQVLELTAVEANTSAPTVDLFPIVWPYLEQALYAAQTERELLYAAQTERELAQRCGIELTQARAWLQRAVQKGLVARLTRPTRYVIASPITRHA encoded by the coding sequence ATGACCGGAGTTGAGCTTCGTCCCGACACACAGGCTATTCTGCTTCTCTGCGGGACGTTTGGCAGACACGAAACAGGAGCGGCGCCGCTCAGTCCGACAGAATATCATGCGCTGGCGCTCTGGTTGTATGCCCATCAGATGCGTCCGGGTGATCTGTTGCTGCCAGACGGCGCCTCCGCTCTGCGAACATCGCCCGATGTACCGGTAAACCCGGAACGGTTGACGGCGCTGCTGGCACGTGGCGGTGCGCTTGCGCTCTCAGTTGAAAAATGGGTCAACAAAGGGCTATGGGTGATGAGCAGGAGCGATGCAGATTATCCACAGCGCCTCAAGACACGCCTGGGACGCACTGCGCCGCCGCTGTTGTACGGCGCTGGAAATCGACAATTGCTCGGACAGGGCGGGCTGGCGATTCTCGGCTCACGCAACAGTGCTGCGCACGCACTTGCCTTTACACGTCGGATTGCCGGTATGTGCGCACGTCAGGGTATGCCTGTTCTCTCCGGTGCAGCGCGCGGGGTTGATAGCGAGGCGATGCAGGCGGCGCTCGATGCGAGAGGTGTTGTGATCGGCGTTCTGGCAGACAGTCTCTTGAAGGCAGCGGTTGGCAGGAACTATCGTCAGGCTGTGCGGAACGGCAATCTCGTCCTGGTATCAGCCTGTGATCCCGAAGCAGGTTTTACTGTCGGGAATGCGATGGGACGAAACAAGTATATCTATGCGTTGAGCGACTATGCGCTGGTGGTCAGTGCAGCGCTGGGTGAGGGTGGCGCGTGGAGCGGCGCTGTTGAAAATCTGACAAAACGCTGGGTTCCGCTGTTTGTCTGGATCGATGATGAATCGTTGCCAGGCAACCAACGTCTGCGCGATATGGGTGCGTTGCCATTCAGTGAAAACCAATGTGCTGGCGAGTCAGTGCACGATCTTTTCAAACGCCTGGCAGATGAAACCACACCTCAACATGTGCTGTCAGGCAACGGCATGGTTGCATCTTCCAATGCTCGTGCGTCAGATGGCGGACATGCAGAAGAACAGACGGCGTCCGCTGGCGATCAAACCAAAACCAATCTGTCGTCGGAACAGCAGGTGCTGGAATTGACAGCTGTCGAAGCCAACACCTCCGCGCCGACCGTCGATCTATTTCCGATTGTCTGGCCATATCTGGAGCAGGCGCTGTATGCGGCGCAGACCGAGCGCGAACTGCTGTATGCGGCGCAGACCGAGCGCGAACTGGCGCAGCGCTGCGGCATTGAGCTAACGCAGGCGCGCGCCTGGCTGCAACGCGCCGTGCAGAAAGGATTGGTTGCGCGCCTGACCCGCCCAACGCGGTACGTCATCGCTTCCCCGATCACCCGCCACGCCTGA
- a CDS encoding CBS domain-containing protein, with translation MELILTHSNTDFDALASQMAATRLYPGALAALNPQLNENVREFAALYREELPFVRMSDLPREPVTRLILVDTSTVPRLPLLGDTPIPTIIIDHHRPERNLAPNEELIYADTGATTTILVRRLMEHHLPLTSVEATLLLLGIYEDTGNLTLPGTRAIDAACAAWLLERGARIEAVGEFLRRPLSAGQEQVLHHLEQTMRLEEISGWSVLFAWARVDGPVPELSSLAHRLRDLYAPAVIVLAIATGDTGTQLILRASADTLDAGALAARFGGGGHRYAAAAYVRGVDAVSLLKQVEAAVRELMRPALTAADIMTRPVHTAPLDATVAQAEELLLRYGHGALPVVNHDGVVQGLISRRDLDRALRHGLRDAPLARYLWHGPTLLSPDASLATVRSALAADNGDRTGRLLVVDSQKRLLGIITRSDLLRAWAAGQVAGTSDHDLVGEALERFLDRDLLAILRRAGAIAQQRGAALYIVGGAVRDMILQRTPDDLDLVVEGDAIGLAEALAAELNGTVRSHAAFGTATLTLAREEGQAPLTLDFVMARTEFYERPSALPDVEAASLRHDLHRRDFTINTLAICLNPTRYGWLYDFYGGRRDITRKLIRVLHNLSFIDDPTRILRAARLAARLGFTIEPRTRALIGDALEQGVLGRATPQRIMHELRLILAEESPEPALALLDDLGVLRALHPALRWTDTIAEWFAVARQAAFPDTALPDLYLALLLYPLTGDERATFAATYRLPASETRLLADITLVRERLETLLAEAEHPEQRIADSAIDRALHGIGTAALRAAQIAEPHTAAQAIQRYIDHLRGVRLAVDGKFLESLGLRPGPRFGELLAGLRAAYLDGIVTTREDQEAWIRQAVATQHTDDIRRGG, from the coding sequence ATGGAACTGATCCTCACCCATAGCAATACCGATTTCGATGCGCTGGCATCGCAAATGGCGGCGACGCGCCTCTATCCCGGCGCACTGGCGGCGCTCAACCCGCAGTTGAACGAGAATGTGCGCGAGTTTGCTGCGCTGTATCGCGAGGAATTGCCGTTCGTCCGCATGAGCGATCTGCCGCGCGAACCGGTGACCCGCCTGATCCTGGTGGATACGTCTACCGTCCCGCGCCTGCCATTGCTGGGTGACACACCGATCCCAACGATCATTATCGATCACCATCGCCCTGAACGCAATCTCGCTCCCAACGAAGAACTGATCTACGCCGATACCGGCGCCACCACGACGATTCTCGTCCGCCGTCTGATGGAACATCACCTGCCGTTGACTTCTGTCGAAGCGACTCTGCTCCTTCTTGGCATTTATGAGGACACCGGCAACCTGACACTGCCCGGCACACGCGCCATCGATGCAGCCTGCGCTGCCTGGTTGCTCGAACGCGGCGCACGGATCGAGGCGGTTGGCGAGTTTCTCCGCCGTCCCCTATCGGCAGGTCAAGAGCAGGTGTTGCATCACCTCGAACAGACCATGCGCCTGGAAGAGATCAGCGGCTGGAGTGTGCTGTTCGCCTGGGCGCGTGTCGATGGACCGGTGCCCGAACTCTCATCGCTTGCCCATCGCCTGCGCGACCTGTACGCCCCGGCGGTCATCGTGCTGGCGATAGCAACCGGTGATACCGGCACGCAACTTATTCTGCGCGCCAGCGCCGATACGCTCGATGCTGGCGCGCTGGCGGCGCGGTTCGGCGGCGGAGGACATCGCTATGCTGCCGCTGCGTATGTGCGCGGTGTTGATGCCGTTTCGCTGCTGAAGCAGGTGGAAGCGGCAGTACGCGAACTGATGCGACCGGCATTGACCGCCGCCGACATCATGACCCGTCCGGTGCATACGGCGCCGCTCGATGCAACGGTGGCGCAGGCGGAAGAACTCCTGTTGCGCTATGGTCATGGCGCATTGCCGGTCGTCAATCACGATGGGGTTGTCCAGGGTCTGATCTCACGGCGCGATCTCGACCGGGCGCTGCGTCACGGGCTGCGCGACGCGCCGCTGGCGCGTTACCTGTGGCATGGACCGACGCTGCTATCGCCGGATGCATCGCTTGCAACGGTGCGCAGCGCACTCGCCGCCGATAACGGCGACCGCACCGGGCGTCTGCTGGTGGTTGACTCTCAGAAACGACTGCTGGGGATCATCACCCGCAGCGACCTGCTGCGCGCCTGGGCAGCAGGGCAGGTCGCAGGCACAAGCGATCACGATCTTGTTGGTGAGGCGCTGGAGCGATTTCTCGACCGCGACCTGCTCGCCATTCTCCGTCGAGCTGGTGCAATTGCGCAGCAGCGCGGCGCCGCGTTGTACATCGTCGGCGGCGCAGTGCGCGATATGATCCTGCAACGCACCCCCGATGATCTCGATCTGGTTGTGGAGGGCGATGCAATCGGTCTGGCGGAAGCGCTGGCTGCCGAATTGAACGGTACGGTGCGCAGTCATGCAGCATTCGGCACAGCGACATTGACCCTTGCCCGCGAAGAGGGACAAGCCCCGCTGACGCTCGATTTCGTTATGGCGCGCACCGAGTTCTACGAGCGCCCTTCGGCGCTGCCCGATGTTGAAGCAGCGTCGTTGCGCCACGATCTGCACCGACGCGATTTTACCATCAACACATTGGCGATCTGTCTCAACCCGACGCGCTATGGCTGGCTCTACGATTTTTACGGCGGGCGGCGCGACATCACCCGCAAGTTGATCCGCGTCCTGCACAATCTGAGTTTCATCGACGACCCGACGCGCATCTTGCGCGCGGCACGCCTTGCCGCACGTTTAGGGTTCACCATCGAGCCGCGTACCCGCGCCCTGATCGGCGACGCCCTCGAACAGGGAGTTCTCGGTCGCGCTACACCGCAGCGGATCATGCACGAACTGCGGCTGATCCTGGCGGAAGAATCTCCTGAGCCAGCCCTGGCGCTCCTCGACGACCTGGGCGTGCTGCGCGCGTTGCATCCTGCACTGCGATGGACAGACACGATCGCCGAATGGTTTGCCGTCGCGCGACAGGCAGCCTTTCCCGACACGGCGCTGCCCGACCTGTATCTGGCGCTCCTGCTCTATCCGCTGACCGGCGACGAGCGCGCGACGTTTGCTGCAACGTATCGCCTGCCGGCAAGTGAAACGCGCCTGCTGGCAGACATCACCCTGGTGCGCGAACGCCTGGAAACCCTGCTCGCTGAAGCGGAACACCCTGAGCAGCGGATCGCTGACAGCGCGATTGATCGAGCATTGCATGGCATTGGCACTGCCGCACTCCGGGCAGCGCAGATCGCGGAACCGCACACCGCTGCGCAAGCCATTCAGCGCTACATCGACCATCTGCGCGGCGTCAGGCTTGCAGTTGACGGAAAGTTCCTCGAATCGCTCGGATTGCGACCAGGTCCCCGCTTTGGCGAACTGCTTGCCGGGTTGCGCGCTGCATATCTCGACGGTATCGTCACCACACGTGAAGATCAGGAAGCCTGGATCCGCCAGGCAGTCGCCACACAGCACACGGACGACATCAGGCGTGGCGGGTGA